The segment CTATAATGATTTAGAAAGTGTAAAAAAACACTTTGAAGAACATACTGATATTGCAGCTGTAATTATTGAGCCAATTTGTGGTAATATGGGGGTTGTAATTCCGCAGAATAACTTCTTGAAAGAATTAAAAGAATATTTAGAAACCAAAGGAGCTTTATTAATTGCGGATGAAGTTATGACGGGTTTTCGTTCTAAATTTGGTGGAGCGCAAGAACTATTAGGTGTTACTGCAGATATTACTTGTTTAGGAAAAGTAATTGGTGGTGGTTTTCCTGTTGGAGCTTATGGAGCAAGAAATGAAATTATGCAAGAAGTTGCACCTTTAGGAGGAATGTATCAAGCAGGAACGTTAAGTGGAAACCCTATTGCCATGGCAGGAGGAATTGCTACTTTAACAGAACTGAAAAAGCAAAACCCTTATAAAAAGTTTGAAGAAACAGCAAGTATTTTAGAAGTGATTCTACTTGAAACTGCTAAAAAATATAATGTAGATTTAGTTGTAAATCGTTTTGGTTCTATGATGAACCCTTTCTTTACAAAAGGAAAAGTCACCAATTTCGATGAAGCACAAACTTCTGATACCAAAAAGTTTGCAATCTTCTTTTGGGAAATGATAAAAAACGGCGTGTTTTTACCTCCATCACAATTTGAAGCTTGGTTTTTATCATCCGCTTTAAAAGACAAGGATATTAAAATAATAGCAGAAGCAGTTGACAAAGGGATGTTAGCAGTTTCAAAAATGTAAAAAGAAGTAACCGCAAAGACACAAAGGAAAGCGCAAAGTTCGCTAAGTAATATTTACAAAACCTTTGTGCCCTTTGCTAAAATATTTAGCGCTTTTGAGTTTAAATTTATAAAATGACCGAAAACGAGATTTCTAAAATTATTGTCGATTGTGCATTAAAAGTTCATAGAGCTTTAGGTCCTGGTCTTTTAGAAAGTTCTTATGAAGAGTGTTTGTTTTATGAGTTAAAAAAAAGAAACTTAAAAGTAGAAAAACAAAAAGCATTGCCTTTAATTTATGAGGAAGTAAAACTCGAAATAGGATATAGAATAGATTTAATTATTGAAGATAAAGTAATTGTTGAATTAAAATCAGTGGAAACCATAAATGATGTTCATTTAGCTCAAGTTTTAACTTATTTAAAACTTTCTGAATGTAAATTAGGGTTGTTAATTAATTTCAACGTTTCTTTAATAAAATACGGAATTAAAAGAGTAGTAAATAATTTGTAATTAAAAGAACTGCAAAGAGACAAAGGAAAGCGCAAAATTCGCTAAGAAAAATTTATAAAACCTTTGCGAACTTTGCGAAAAAACATAGCGCCTTTGCGTTTAAACTTATGATAAAAAACGATTTATTTTTAAGAGCATTAAAAGGAGAAATAGTAGATCGTCCACCAGTTTGGATGATGCGTCAAGCAGGAAGGTATTTGCCAGAATTTCAAGTAATCAAAAAGAAATATGATTTCTTTACACGTTGTCAAA is part of the Polaribacter sp. SA4-10 genome and harbors:
- a CDS encoding GxxExxY protein, whose translation is MTENEISKIIVDCALKVHRALGPGLLESSYEECLFYELKKRNLKVEKQKALPLIYEEVKLEIGYRIDLIIEDKVIVELKSVETINDVHLAQVLTYLKLSECKLGLLINFNVSLIKYGIKRVVNNL
- the hemL gene encoding glutamate-1-semialdehyde 2,1-aminomutase is translated as MMFKKSEKLYKKGLVNLVGAVNSPVRAFSSVGGNPLFIKKAKASKITDVDGNEYVDLVLSYGPMILGHRHKKVQKGVEKALKNGYSFGASTENEIKLAKIVCDAFPEMDKVRFVNSGTEAVISGVRLARAFTGKDKIIKFSGCYHGHQDSLLVAAGSGLATLSLPGSKGVPDGAVKNTLIATYNDLESVKKHFEEHTDIAAVIIEPICGNMGVVIPQNNFLKELKEYLETKGALLIADEVMTGFRSKFGGAQELLGVTADITCLGKVIGGGFPVGAYGARNEIMQEVAPLGGMYQAGTLSGNPIAMAGGIATLTELKKQNPYKKFEETASILEVILLETAKKYNVDLVVNRFGSMMNPFFTKGKVTNFDEAQTSDTKKFAIFFWEMIKNGVFLPPSQFEAWFLSSALKDKDIKIIAEAVDKGMLAVSKM